In Oscillospiraceae bacterium, the genomic window GATGCAGGCCTGGGCAACGGCGGTCTGGGCCGTCTGGCTGCCTGCTATCTGGACGGCATGGCCACCACCGGCGTGTGCGGCACCGGCTACTCCATCCTGTACGAGTACGGCATCTTCAAGCAGAAGATCGTGGACGGCTGGCAGCAGGAGCGCGCCGACAACTGGCTGCCCGGCGGTCAGGTGTGGCTGAAGAGCCACCCGGATCAGGCCGTGGAGGTCCGTTTTGACGGCGAGATCCGTGAGAACTGGGACAACGGCTTCCACTACATCCAGCACACCAACTACAACAGCGTCATGGCCATTCCCTCCGACATGTATGTGCAGGGCTACGACGGCAAGGGCGTTGCCAAGCTGCGTCTGTGGCAGGCAAAGGCCCCCGATTTTGATATGTCCAGCTTCTCTCTGGGCAACTATAACACCGCCATGAGCAAGAACGCCAACGCCGAGCTCATCTCCAAGGTGCTGTACCCCAACGACAACCATGTGGAGGGCAAGATCCTGCGCCTGCGTCAGCAGTACTTCCTGTCTGCTGCCTCTATCGGCGACATCGTGCAGAACCACCTGTCCAGCTACGCCACGCTGGAGAACCTGCCCGACAAGGTGGCCATCCAGCTGAACGATACCCACCCCACCCTGGCCATCCCCGAGATGATGCGCATCCTGCTGGATGAGTGCGGCTTTGGCTGGGACAAGGCCTTCGACATCTGCCAGAAGGTGTTCTCCTACACCAACCACACCGTCATGGCCGAGGCTCTGGAGAAGTGGAACGTGGACATCTTCAAGATGACCCTGCCCCGCATCTACCAGATCGTGGTCGAGATGGACCGCCGCGCCCGCGAAGAGCTGGCCAAGGCTTTCCCCGGCGACCAGGGCAAGATCGACTACATGGCACTGATCGGCGACAATCAGGTGCGCATGGCCAACATCTGCGCCTACACCGCCAACAGCATCAACGGCGTGTCCAAGCTGCACAGCGAGATCATCAAGGACAGCGTGTTCCACGACTACTACCTGTTCAAGCCCAAGGCTTTCAAGAACGTGACCAACGGCATTGCTTACCGCCGCTGGCTGCTGGCCTCCAACCCGGAGCTGTGCAAGCTGCTGGATGAGACCATCGGTGACGGCTACAAGCACGATGCTTCCGACCTGACCAAGCTGAACAAGTACGAGAACGACAAGACCGTGCTGAAGAAGCTGAACGAGATCAAACTGGCCAACAAGCAGAATTTTGCCAATTACCTGGCAAAGAGCACCGGCCAGGTCATCGACCCGAACTCCATCTTTGACTGCCAGGTCAAGCGCATGCACGAGTACAAGCGTCAGCACCTGAACGCCCTGAACATCGCTGCCCAGTACCTGTACCTGAAGGAGAACCCCAACGCCGACTTCATCCCCAAGACCTACATCTTCGGCGCAAAGGCTGCCCCCGGCTACTACATGGCCAAGCAGATGATCCGCATGATCTGCAAGCTGGGCGACCTGATCAACAACGATCCCGCCGTGCGCGACAAGCTGCGCGTGGTCTATCTGGAAGAGTACTGCGTGTCCCTGAGCGAGCACCTGATGCCCGCTGCCGAGGTCTCTGAGCAGATCTCTCTGGCAGGCACCGAGGCTTCCGGTACCGGCAACATGAAGTTCATGCTGAACGGTGCCATCACCCTGGGCACCCTGGACGGCGCCAACGTGGAGATCGCTGATGCCGCCGGCAAGGAGAACGAG contains:
- a CDS encoding glycogen/starch/alpha-glucan phosphorylase, whose product is MTSKEFGKILQDKLTSEYGVELNVASKQQIYRSLALICRQMMSENHKKFQSKAIGTGTKQVYYLCMEFLMGRSLKMSLFNLGLDEVAKKALADADIPLDSIFEEEPDAGLGNGGLGRLAACYLDGMATTGVCGTGYSILYEYGIFKQKIVDGWQQERADNWLPGGQVWLKSHPDQAVEVRFDGEIRENWDNGFHYIQHTNYNSVMAIPSDMYVQGYDGKGVAKLRLWQAKAPDFDMSSFSLGNYNTAMSKNANAELISKVLYPNDNHVEGKILRLRQQYFLSAASIGDIVQNHLSSYATLENLPDKVAIQLNDTHPTLAIPEMMRILLDECGFGWDKAFDICQKVFSYTNHTVMAEALEKWNVDIFKMTLPRIYQIVVEMDRRAREELAKAFPGDQGKIDYMALIGDNQVRMANICAYTANSINGVSKLHSEIIKDSVFHDYYLFKPKAFKNVTNGIAYRRWLLASNPELCKLLDETIGDGYKHDASDLTKLNKYENDKTVLKKLNEIKLANKQNFANYLAKSTGQVIDPNSIFDCQVKRMHEYKRQHLNALNIAAQYLYLKENPNADFIPKTYIFGAKAAPGYYMAKQMIRMICKLGDLINNDPAVRDKLRVVYLEEYCVSLSEHLMPAAEVSEQISLAGTEASGTGNMKFMLNGAITLGTLDGANVEIADAAGKENELIFGMLTPEVNNLKQVGYHPNAFITGDDVANYTLNFLERGWNGENFHEVTENLRTSDPYMVMADFKDYRRAQADLQKLYGDREKWAQMSLKNTANSGIFSADRAVLDYARDIWHASTVPMGK